The following are encoded in a window of Drosophila simulans strain w501 chromosome 3L, Prin_Dsim_3.1, whole genome shotgun sequence genomic DNA:
- the LOC6736804 gene encoding histone deacetylase HDAC1: MQSHSKKRVCYYYDSDIGNYYYGQGHPMKPHRIRMTHNLLLNYGLYRKMEIYRPHKATADEMTKFHSDEYVRFLRSIRPDNMSEYNKQMQRFNVGEDCPVFDGLYEFCQLSAGGSVAAAVKLNKQASEICINWGGGLHHAKKSEASGFCYVNDIVLGILELLKYHQRVLYIDIDVHHGDGVEEAFYTTDRVMTVSFHKYGEYFPGTGDLRDIGAGKGKYYAVNIPLRDGMDDDAYESIFVPIISKVMETFQPAAVVLQCGADSLTGDRLGCFNLTVKGHGKCVEFVKKYNLPFLMVGGGGYTIRNVSRCWTYETSVALAVEIANELPYNDYFEYFGPDFKLHISPSNMTNQNTSEYLEKIKNRLFENLRMLPHAPGVQIQAIPEDAINDESDDEDKVDKDDRLPQSDKDKRIVPENEYSDSEDEGEGGRRDNRTYKGQRKRPRLDKDTNSNKASSETSSEIKDEKEKGDGADGEESTASNTNSNNNSNNKSDNDAGATANAGSGSGSGSGAGAKGAKENNI, encoded by the exons GCGACATTGGCAACTACTACTATGGCCAGGGTCATCCCATGAAGCCGCACCGCATACGCATGACCCACAACCTGCTGCTCAACTATGGGCTCTatcgaaaaatggaaatatac CGTCCCCATAAAGCCACTGCCGATGAGATGACCAAGTTCCACTCGGACGAGTACGTCCGGTTCCTGCGATCCATTCGGCCGGACAACATGTCGGAGTACAACAAGCAGATGCAGCGATTCAATGTCGGCGAAGATTGTCCCGTCTTCGATGGACTGTACGAGTTTTGCCAACTCTCCGCCGGAGGATCCGTAGCTGCGGCCGTAAAACTGAATAAGCAAGCCTCGGAGATCTGCATCAATTGGGGCGGTGGACTGCATCACGCCAAAAAATCGGAGGCCTCGGGCTTCTGCTACGTCAACGACATTGTCCTGGGAATTCTGGAGCTGCTTAAATACCACCAGCGTGTTCTCTACATAGATATAGACGTGCATCACGGCGATGGCGTGGAGGAGGCGTTCTATACCACCGATCGTGTGATGACTGTCAGCTTCCACAAGTACGGAGAGTATTTCCCGGGCACCGGCGATCTGCGAGACATTGGCGCCGGCAAGGGGAAGTACTATGCGGTGAATATACCCCTGCGTGATGGCATGGATGATGACGCGTACGAGAGCATATTTGTGCCCATTATCAGCAAGGTGATGGAAACATTCCAGCCGGCAGCCGTGGTGCTGCAGTGTGGCGCTGATTCGCTGACTGGCGATCGGTTAGGTTGCTTCAATCTCACCGTCAAGGGTCACGGCAAATGCGTGGAGTTCGTGAAGAAGTATAACCTGCCGTTCCTGATGGTCGGCGGTGGTGGTTATACCATTCGTAACGTATCCCGCTGCTGGACCTATGAGACCTCCGTGGCACTGGCCGTGGAGATAGCCAACGAACTGCCCTACAACGATTACTTCGAGTACTTTGGACCCGATTTCAAGCTGCACATAAGCCCCAGCAATATGACGAATCAGAATACATCCGAGTACCTGGAGAAGATCAAGAACCGTCTGTTCGAGAACCTGCGCATGCTGCCCCACGCTCCGGGCGTGCAAATCCAAGCGATTCCCGAGGATGCCATCAACGATGAGTCCGACGACGAGGACAAGGTCGACAAGGACGATCGCCTGCCGCAGAGCGACAAGGACAAGCGCATTGTGCCCGAGAACGAGTACTCCGATTCGGAGGATGAGGGCGAAGGCGGTCGCAGGGATAACCGGACGTACAAGGGTCAGCGAAAGCGGCCGCGTCTCGACAAggacaccaacagcaacaaggcATCCTCAGAGACGTCCAGCGAGATCAAGgatgaaaaggaaaagg GTGACGGAGCTGATGGCGAGGAGTCGACGGCGTCCAATAcgaatagcaacaacaacagtaacaACAAGAGCGATAATGACGCCGGAGCGACAGCTAATGCCGGATCCGGATCGGGATCAGGTTCTGGTGCCGGGGCCAAGGGCGCCAAGGAGAACAACATTTGA
- the LOC27206250 gene encoding uncharacterized protein LOC27206250: MCLIEQKKEVKDNCKENPTQNSVDSSPKSPTAAYAMFLHREELRRRKLHVSRVSVTKIHLTSELIAQTKQNIRQCSFEDLEILARETLFKKNLQRNLYYRRMHIHQLMLSKKKQQAKDKK, encoded by the coding sequence ATGTGTCTCATAGAGCAAAAGAAGGAAGTTAAGGATAACTGCAAGGAGAATCCTACCCAGAACTCGGTGGATTCATCACCAAAGTCACCCACCGCCGCATACGCAATGTTTTTGCACCGCGAAGAGCTGAGGAGGAGAAAACTCCATGTCTCTCGGGTTTCAGTCACCAAAATTCACCTGACCAGCGAGCTGATCGCTCAAACCAAGCAGAATATACGGCAGTGCAGCTTCGAGGATCTGGAGATTCTGGCCAGGGAGACGCTCTTCAAGAAGAATCTGCAAAGAAATCTTTACTATCGACGCATGCACATCCATCAACTGATGTTAAGCAAGAAGAAACAGCAGGCCAAGGACAAAAAGTGA